TCGTCCAACACAAACTTGTCGATGTACGTCGAGTTCATCAGGTGCAGCGCCCCCATGTATTTCAGGCGAAACGTGACGTAACTGCCTACCTTCAATCCGGCCTCGTTGTCGCCCACATTCAGCACCAGCATGTCGCTGCTGCCGCCGATCACTTCCAGGCGCCCATCCACCGGCTCCAGGTACTGGGGGGAGATGTCCAGGTAGCCCACATCCAGAATGGCGCGGTGGCTGGTTCCCGCACTGCTCTCGCTCTCGGCGGTCACCCCAAACGGGTTCTTGCCCAGCGTGCCGGACGGCGTGGTGGGCTTCTCGGCCAGCTCGATCACCTGCGCGTGTAATTCCAGCACGTCGTCGTGCATTCCAGCGAAGGTGTCCTCGGCCACCAGATCCTGGCCGAAGAACAGCGCCTCACCGATACGGAAGTGGTTGATGGCCTGGGGCAACCCGCCCGCCATTAAGAGTGGGATGGTCACGGTAGTCCCGGCACTGACCCACTGGATGTCCACGTTGTTCTTCAACTCGATAATCTTCTTGTACAGGCCCAACTGGATTAGCTTGTCCTCGCTGGGCATCACGCCGTTCAGGCAGTTCAGGTTGGTGCCGATGCCGATGATTTTAATGTTCGGCAGCTGGAAGACCTGTTCGTAGAACTCGACAATGTCCTCCCGCAGCACGCCCTCGCGCAGATCGCCCATCTCGATCATGATGATGATCAGGTGCTGCCGGTCCTGGCGCACGGCCTCGGCGGAGATGGCGCGGATGGTCTCCAGCTCGGTGTTGAAGCTCACGTCCGCCCACGTCACCAGCTCCTCGATCAGGGCGGAGGCGGGCGGCTTGATGTACACGGTCTGCGCCTCTGGCGCCAGCTCCTTGATGGCCCGCAGGTTGCTGATGCGCGAGTCCAGCAGTTCTAGGCGGCCCAGGCGAATGACCTCGTTCAGAAACAGTTTGTGGCCGCACAGCAGCTTGGTGGTGATGCCCCAGTCGATGTGGTGTCCACCAAGCAGATTTTCAAGAAAATTGAAGTTGGCCTGCAACTTGGGGCGGTCCAGGGTCAGGTAGGCCATTGGGTCACCTCCTCAGATAAAATTGAGACGATTAGGAAAGGGGCCGAGGGCAGCGGAACGCCCTCAACGGGTCAGCCGCATTTCAAGGTATTTGTTGGTAAAGCCCAGCCGCTCGTACAGCTTTTTAGCCGGGTTGTGGGGTTCAACGTGGAGGGCGACGTTGCCCTCCACGCTCGCCAGCACCGTTTCCATCAATTGTTGGCCCAGACCGCGCCCGCGCGTCTTGCCGTGGACGGCAATGTAAACCAGGATGTTTTCAGGGATAAAGCCGCTCATGCCCGTGCGGTTGGTGATCACCGCGCCCAGGATCTTGCCGTCTTCCTCGGCATACGTAACACTGCCGCCGCGTTCCCGTGCGTAGGCAAGACACGCCTGGATGTCTTCCAAGGCGTCCCCGTACTCGTCGAGATGCGTGTGCAGGAATTCGGCCACGCGCTGGCCGTCCTCGGCGCTGAGACTGTCGGCAGCCCCTGAGCCCAGCGTGTGGTTGTTGATGTTCAGGGTTTGAGTGGTCATTCTTCCCCTCCTGTGGCCCTCAGCGTAAGGGCTGGTGTGTCATGGCCGCCCCCATCCCGCTTGAGAAACATTTGACATCGGAGGCGACGCTCTGGGGATCGGCAACACAAGAGGCCGCCCCGCAGCAACAGAGCACCTTAACGCAAATGGGCTGGCCAGTCTGCAAGTCACGGCACGGAGAAAACCCTTGGCGCCGATCTGAAGGCGTTCATAAAGCCTGGCCTGGACCACGGGATAGCAAGCAGACGCCGGCGCCCAGGTCAGGATGTAAGCTCGCTTCTGCAATTACGTCAGCAAATCAAGTCAAAGCCAGAATGGGCTACGGGCTTAATCGACAGTGACGAGGACGAGAACCAGTGGGCAGATTCTCTCCCAGCCCGACGGGCGTGACCCGCTCGCAAACGCTCAGTGCTCGGAACGCTGCGCCCAGAATCTTTCCAGCCTTACGCCGTCCCTGTTCAGCCACACCAGGGCTACCCTCTGACCCACTCCAAAAAGAACGGCGGCCTGCCCGAATCTCCAGGCCAGGTCAGCTGCGAGGCGCAGGCCCAGACCGGGCAGAATCACAGACGGCTCGGCCCACTCACCCTCGCCGTTGACTGCGGGAAGGTGTGGGTGGGAAACGAGCAAGGCGAGCAATTTTTGCTCAGCCCGCCTGTTATCCGCTTCCGATTGAGGTTGTCCTCCCGGATTCCAGGCGGTGACGATGACCCACGTCCCAGCGGCCCAGGACAGCGCGGCGACGCAGGGATGGGTGACAAGCTGGAAGCGCTCACTTCCTGTACCGTAAGTTGCAGCCAGGAACGCGGTCCGCTGCTCCCCCTTCACTGCGTCTAGCGCCCCACAATGGCAGTCTGGTTCAGGATCACACCCTGGCGAAAGCGCAGGACAATGCTGACCTTCTGGCCTGCCTTAAACGTGCCGCCCAGCACCACCCGGTAGCCCGAGCTGCCGCTGAGGATCAGGCTGCCGCTGATCGGTACGGATTTGACCACCTCGCAGCGGGGGGTGCACTTCATCAATCGGGCGCGGCCCAGGCTGCTCCAGACACCCATCAGGTCATCCGGCCTGGACGCATTGACCCGGCCCGTCAGAAGCGCGCCCCCGTAGCTGGGCATCAGCTTAAGATCGGCACTCAGCCCGGCGGGATTTTGGGCTGCCGCGCCTGGCAACAGCAGCAGGGCCGCCAGCACTGCCGCTCTGGGCGTCATTCCTCACCGCCTGATTCATCGGTCTCCGCACCAATGGGCTCAGCGCTGTCTACCTCGGTCTTCATTACCTCGCGCAAGACACTGGTGGCAAAGCTGCCCTTGGGGAGGGTGAAGGCCAGGGTGTAGCCATCCTCCTGCGGGGTCACACTGACCTCTTCAGGGAACACCCGCGTCAGGCGGCGGTCGCCGCGCCGGGAGGCGAACACCCCCGGCGTCAGGTCGAAGTGGGCCAGCGCCTCGGCCTCCAGCGCTCCGGCGTCCAGGGTTAGGGGTTTGGTCTTCTTGCCGAACAGGGTGCCGGTGGCGCTGACCTCGCCCCGCGCGGCGCGGGGTGACTCGACGGCGGCATCCTCCACCAGGAAGACGCCGCCCGTATCGTGCTTCTTGGCCATGTCGCCCGCGAGGAGCGAGGCAAAGACGCCGCGTTCCAGGCGCAGGCTAAGGAAAGTGTTGAACACGGCGCTCTGCACGCTGGAAACCAGAAAGCGGCGCACACGCGGGTCACGCAGGCGCGATTCGCCGCGCAGCACACGCAACCCCTCCTCGGCATTCAGGCCGCCCAGGCCAAAGCGCTGTGGACCAAAGTAGTTGGGCACGCCCTGGGCGCTGAGGGTGTTCAGTGTGGACTCGGCCGCAGACGCGCCGCCCGCCGCATCTCGCACGCGAACCACAAAGCGGTTGCCGCGCAGGTGGCCCATGCCCAGTTTGTTGCCGTGGCGGGTGGTGTCCAGAATCCGCACGCCGTCCACAGCGAACTCGCTCAGCCGCCGCTCGTATTTGGCGGGCACACTGATCCATTGCGTGGTGACCGCATGCCGATCTTTCAGGCCCGCCACGCCGATATCGCGGTCACGCACCCCTAATTGGGTGCCCAGTTCGCGCAGGACATGGGCGGTGGTGTGTCCGGTCTTTTCCAGGTGCAGGTACAGGTGATCGCCGTCGCCGGAGAGCGGGTAGGCCCCGACCTCCTCTACCCGGAAATCCTGAGGCTCCTGACGCAACCGCCCGCCGGTTCCCACGTCTTCCGTCAACGCCCGCAGGGCCGCCCATCCAAACACCAGACTCACGATGTCGCCCAGCCTATCCCGGCTTCCTGCGGCGGGCGTGAGAGGCCAGGGGATGCGGGCGTCCTCAGTTCAGCACGCGCCCGTCGGCGCGTCCCAGCGGGGTCCAGTCGGCGCGGAACAGGTGGGCGTCCGGCGACTTGTCAGGGCCGTACCACACCCGCACGCCGCTGTCGCGCTCGCCCACGGGCAGGAGCGCTTCCTGACCGGCGCGCAGCTCGGACAGCACCTGACCGTCGGGGCCGCGCACGCGGTACCACGCGTTGATTCCTGCGGGGGACCAGCCCGCCAGCCGCAGCGGACGCGGGGAGATGTTCTTCAGGTGCGCGCCCTGCTCGCTGAGGGTCACGCTCAGGTCCGGCCACTCCGGGGTCACGGTGGGGTGCCAGCGCGTCTGGAAATTCAACGGGGGCTGGGGCGCCCTGGCAGGTACACCGCCTGCCGGGTACAACGCGGTCCCCAGCAGCCCAGCCAGGCCTGCCAGCAGCGCACACATGGCCGCCACGAAGGCCAGCGGCTCGGAATGCTCCCCCTGCAGCACGCTGAGAGCCAGCACCGCACCTACCAGGACAGAGACCAGTGGCCACGCGGGCGAGGGACGTCTGGAGACACGGCGGTACGGCAGTGGCCAGAATTCAGCCAGCAGCAGCGCCGCCGCGCCCAGACCAAACAGCGCGGGCACGTCCAGCGTGGGCGTCAGCAGCAGTAGCGCCAGCCCGGGCACAGCCCACCAAGCCACGCGTGGCAGGTAGCCCAGCCGGGCCTCGCGCCCCACCCGCACCAGCCACTGCAGCGCGATCAGGCCAAGGAACAGGGCATACACGCCCGTGACCTCCGTCAGTGGGGTCAGCTCCAGCAGCGAGCCGAAGCCGCCCAGTCCGGCCTGTAGAACCTCCAACTCTCGCACGTCTCCTCTCCTCGTGGGTGGCCCGGCCCGCCGCCAGCCCGGCCCAAAGTATCCCCCAGGGGCGGGCTGGAATGGAAGATTGGCAGAAGATGGGGTGGGACGACGAAGGGGTCCGAACAGACGACATTGCAGAAGTCATGGACAGCACGCCGGAAACACCCTCGCCTCTTGCCAGCCAGAAATCCACCCCAGGATCAATGCGGCAGGACACAGCGGTGAGTCACAGCGGTGGCTCCTTCTTGTGGCGTCCCAGCCGGGACACGGGAGCAGCCGGAACGGTGGACCGCTGCGTCCCCTTCTCCGGAGATTCCTTCCCCTCCGTGGGTGACCGAACAGCGGAAGGCTCAGGCGACACGGGCGCCACCTGCCCGTTCAGGGACGATCCAGCCGGGGTCACCACGCCGGGCTGACCGTGGCGCTCAATCTCGAAGGCCAGGTGACCGATCTCGTCACGCAGGATGCCCTCCCAGGCCGTCCTGACCGCATTCAGACTGCCCGGCATGGCGAAGATGGCCGAACCTCGGCACAGTCCGCCCAGCGCCCGCGACAGCATGGCCGCGCCGCCCACCTGTTGGTAGCTGAGCATGCGGAACAGTTCGCCGAAGCCAGGGATGGCTTTAGTCAGCATGGATTCCACCACTGGGACGGTCACGTCGCGCCCGGTCAGGCCGGTGCCCCCGGAGGTCAGCACCACCGTCGCCTCGCGCACGAACTGCACCAGCGCGGTGCGGATCTCCACGGCGTCGTCCCTGACCACGCGGTACTGCGCCACATGGTGCCCCGCCGCCTTCAGCTCGGCCAGCAGATACTGACCGCTGGTGTCGGTCTCTGGGGTGCGTGTGTCGCTGATGGTCAGCACGGCCACGCGCACATGGCGCGGCGCGGCGGCGCGGTGCTGCTGGGAAGCAGGCTGCTGGGAGGCGTCCGTCATGGGTTCACGATACCGTCGCCACGCTGGGTTAGGCCCATTGACGGGGATTCGACCTCGCCAGCGCCTAAACTCCGCTCCCTCAGCGCCCGGCGCTCAGCACGTTGCGCGCCCGCTCGGGCAGCAGCGCGCGGTCCGAACGCTTCAGGTCTGCCCGTGGGCGCCGCAGGTACAGCGACAGATACATGCCCGCCTGCTGCGCCAGGAACTCGCGGTAGCCGTTCTCCTGGCCGCTGCGGACGCATTCCAGGGCCAGCAGGTCCAGCTGTCCTTCCAGCCGTTGCAACGCCAGGTAGCGGGCCGCGTTGGCCCCACTGTCACCCAGGGTGTCGGGCAGGGCACTCAGCTGTTCGGGCTGGGCCATCAGGACGCGGGCAGCCCGTATGACGTTGGGGTCTTCCAGGGTCAGGCAGCAGGCGCGGCACGGCTGCTCCTGGCTGGCCTCGCCGCAGACCGGACAGGGCCGCCAGCCCTGCTCCTCTCGCCACCGGCGTGAGCGGGTGATGGCCTCGGCCGCGCGCAGGGCGGCGGGACGCAAGTCCTCCCCCACCTCCCGCACCAGCTCGCGGGCACGGGCGCGGTCCGGGGCCGGCAAGGGCGGCGGCGCAGGAGCCATCACCGGCTCGCGCACACTGCCCACGCTGAAGCGGATATCGCTCAGGGGTGCGTCGGGAAGCAGGGCGTTCAGGGCCTTGAGAAAATGATGGCGCTGCATGCTCAGGTGATGGGCGGCGGCGCTGTCGCGCACATCCACGAACAGGACGCTGCCCTGCTGGGTGCGTGCCCGGGTGATCCGCGCAATCTCGGGACCCACTGCCCCCGGCCACGCCAGAATCGCCCGTGCCCGTCCGATCCCCTTGGCGATGCGCGCCGTGCCCAGCGTCGCACCCATCAGCTCTCCCAGACCACGCGGCCCGCTCAGACGGCGGCCCCGGTTGTAGCGTTCTCGGTTGTATCGGTCCCAGGCCATCAACGCACCTCCAGTGGCAGAGCGGCCAGCTCATCTTCTGCCGAGTCGTCCGCCTCCAGCTCGGTCAGAGGGGGCACGTCCACCGGCGTGAACCGTCCGGACTGCGCCCAGAACTGCGCCGACGCACCGGGCGGACGTTCGGTGCCGGTCACGATGGCCTGCGGCACGCCCGCCGCCAGCTCCAGCAGAAAGGCCCGGCGTCCGGGATCCAGCTCGGCGCTGAAATCATCGATAAGCAAGATGGGCTGTTCACCAAAACGCTCGGCCAGCAGTTCCAATTCGGCGCGGCGCAGGGCAAGGGCCACGGTGCGGCCCTCGCCCCGGCTGGCATACTCGCTGGCAGGAAAGCCGCCCAGGGTCAGCACCAGATCGTCGCGGTGCGGACCACTGACCGTGGAACCGCGCGCCAGCTCCTCGGCCCGGCGCCCAGCCAAATCGGCGGCGTAGGTTTCGGGCGTGGTGGTTTCCAGCAGGGTCAGTTCCAGCGTCTTGCGGCTGCCCAGCGCGGCGTTGGCCGCTGTCGCCAGTTCGCTCAGGCGGGTCAGGGCCCGGCGGCGAAAGGCGATGATCTCGGTCCCCAGCTTCACCAGCGCGTCGTCCCACACCGACATCGCCCACTCCTCGCCACCCTTGAGGGCCGCGTTGCGCTGTGACACCGTGCGCTCGTAGCGGCCCAGCTGCTGGCCGTAGCGGGCGCTCAGGCGCGACAGCAACGAATCCAGGTAGGCGCGGCGCAGGCTGGGCGAGCCGAACACCAGTTCGGAATCCTCCGGGCGGATCCACACCGCGCTGCCGCGGGGCAGGTCGCCTGCGCGAACGCGCACGCCGTCTACCTTGAGCTGCCGCCGCCCGCGCCCCAGGCCCACCTCCTGCACACTCAGGCTGCCTCCCGACTCCAGATCGGCGCGCACGTAGGCCTCGCGCTCACCGGACTGCACCAGCTGTTCCAGGCGGCCCACGTCGGTCTGACCCGTCAGGGCCAGGAAGATGGCCTCCAGCAGATTGGTCTTGCCTGCCCCGTTCTCGCCAAACACGCCGGTCACGCCCGCTCCAAAGCACAGCGTGCACGGCGCGAGGTTGCGGTAATTCAAAGTTGAGAGGGACTCCAGGCGCACAGGGTTCATTCTAAGCCGGACGGGCGCGGGCTTCTGTGGCATGGAGCGGGGATGGGCACGGTCTAAAGCTGGCAAGCGCTGAAGATGGGCGTGGTCCCCGCAACGTGATCCGCTTTAATGTGCAGCTTGTTACACTGCACACATGCGGCGACAGCCCGAATATGCCCTGGCCCTGATTCGCGTGGCGGTCGGCATGGTGTTCGCCTGGCACGGCTTTCACAAGATTTTTGAGCTGGGGCTGGGGAATGTCACGGCAGCCTACCAGCTGTCGGGCGTGCCCCTTCCCCTGCTGTTCGCGCCGCTGGCGGCCGTGCTGGAACTGGTGGGCGGGCCGCTGCTGGCGCTGGGTCTGGGCGCACGCGGACTGGCCGGGACGCTGGCCCTGATCACGGCTAGTGTGACCCTGGCACCGTTGCTGTCTGGGCGCCTCAGCCTGGCGGCACTGGAAGTTCCACTGCTGCTGCTCGTGGGCAGTCTGGCCGTCATGGTGGGCGGGCCAGGCTCCCCGGCGCTCAAGGACCGGAGCGGCGCGGTCCGGCCCCCGGTCCGCGTAGCCGGCAGAAAAAGAGGCTGACGGCAACCCGGTCAGCCTCCCTGATGTGGCAGAGTGACTCAGCGCAGCGGGTTGCCCGCCTCATCCACCACCCGCACGTTCTGGTACTTGCCTTCCACGCGCACGATAGTCCACGGGCTGGTGATGGCCTGCGTCGTGATGGCCCCCGCCTGCGGCGCACGGAGCCGCGCAACAAGGGTCAGGGTACCGCCTGACGCGCTGGCCCCGGTGATGGTTACACCGTAGCCGCCGGTGGCACGCTGGCCCAGAAACACGCCGACCAGGGTGGCGTTGCCGGGATCAGGTGGGGTGGGTGCGCCGGTCTGACGCGAATAGGCCTGCGCATACAGGGAGGCAGCCTCGGCGGGTGTGGCGGCCACAGTGACGGTAGGTTCAGTGACGCCCGACTGGGTGCCGCTGACGAGTTCGGTGAAGTTCACGCGCGCTCCTGTAGCCACCTGGGCGGGAGAGGACGGCAGAGGATTCAGAGATCCAGTTGACGGCGGAAGCCCTGCCGCGACGGTGACGACATTCGGCAGCACGTAGAGCGCGGTACGGCGGTACTCGGTGGGCCTGGGTTCCACCGCCAGCGGAGCGTCGGCGGCAGGCACATCGGCCAGCACGCCTACCGCTAGTGGCCCCTGACCCAGCAGCGCCGCACTGAGCACGCTCGCTTCCTCGGACGTCAGCTGCCCGGCCCCCTGAAGCCCGTTCACGGCGCTGGACCCCACCGTTCCACTCAGACCGCTCAGCTTGCTCCAGTTCTGCCCATCCGTGTAGTACACCGCGCTGAGGCCACCAGGGGTGACCACGTCGAACGAACCGTTGGTGCGGCGGGTAACGTTCAACGGGGCGGCGATGGTGGAGGTGGGCTGGCGGTAGGTGGCCTTGCCAGCCACGCTGAGGCTCCCGGGAGTGGCCACCGAGTCCTCTATCTGGGATCGGAGTTCCACGGTCTGGCCGCCCAGCTTCAGGCTGCCTGCCGCGCCACCCGTCAACGAGCCGTAGACCCATACGATGCGCTCCTGCGCGCCGCCGTACAGCAGCGCTTCATGGACCCGCAGATTACTGGGACCGGTCATGGTACAGGCGCTGAACAGACCCGCGCTCAGGAGAAGGACGGGCAGGAGGGATTTCTTCATGCTCCCAGCTTAGGCAGCGCGTCTGATGACACCCTGAACGCGGCCTTGGGCAAATGCACATGCGGCCCAGTGGCCCGCAGAAGAGGAAATTTAGCGCTGGGGCACGCCCGTCATCAGCTCGCGGGCGTGCCCCAGCGCAGCCTCGGAAGTGTTGCCGCCCAGCATGCGGGCAATCTCCTCCAGGCGTTCATCTGGCGACAGGGGCCGCACACGGCTGACGGTGCGTCCCGCCTCCACCGCCTTTTCCACCTTGAAGTGGTGGTCTGCGCGGGCGGCGATCTGGGCCAGGTGGGTCACCACCATGACCTGACGGCTGCGGGCCAGACGGTACAACTGCTCGGCTACAGCCAGCGCCGCGCCACCGCCAATCCCGGCGTCCACCTCGTCGAAGACCACGGCAGGGGTATCTGCGCCCAGCACGGTGCTGATCGCCAGCATCACGCGCGACAGCTCCCCCCCGGAGGCCACGTCCGAGAGCGGGGCCAGATCCTCGCCGGGGTTGGCGGTGAACTGAATGGTCACGTCGCTGAGGCCGTACAGGGCCGGTTCGGACAGTGGGGACAGCTGGAATTCCAGGCGGGCGTGCGGCATGCCGAGTTCGCGAATCACCGCCACCAGTTCCGCGGCCAGCGGCGCGGCGCGTTCCCTGCGGGCGCTATCCAGCGCGGCGCCAACCCGGCGCAGCTCCTCCAGCAAGGCCTCCACGTCGGCATCCAGGGTTCCGGCATCCTGCTCGTCACGGGTCAGGACTCTTAGCTCCTCCTCCACCCCGGCCTGAAATTCCAGCACATCCTCCAACGTGGGGCCATACTTGGTCCGCAGCTTGCCCAGCGCGCCCAGACGGCCCTCCACGCGGGCCAGTTCCTCGGGGTCCGCCGCCCCGTCCTCGGCCACCGCGCGCAGCTCGCCGGACACGGCCTGCAGGCTGTCCAGGGCCGCACGCAGTTCCTGCTGCAACGCGGCGCTCGCTTCGTCGTAACGGGCGCTGGCATTCAGGGCGCGCACCGCCTCGCCCAGAAAGCCCAGCGCGTTCTCATCGCCGTCCGAGATCAAGGTTAGAGCCCCCGCCGCGCTCTGGGCAATGGTTTCCAGGTTGGCGAGGCGGTTCAGCTCGGCCTGCAGGGGCTCTTCCTCGCCGGGCAGGGGGGCCACCTCGGCGATCTCGCGGGCCTGGAAGGTCAGCAGGTCCAGTTGCCGGGCGCGTTCGCGCTCACCGGTGCGCAGCCGCTCCAGCCGGGCCCGGGCTTCCTGCCACTCGCGGTAAGCATGGGTATAGGCGGCGCTGTGATCGGGCAGGCCCCGGTCCAGCAGGGCGCGCTGGTTGGCCGGTCCCAGCAGACTGACCGCGCTGTGCTGCCAGTGGATCGTCAGACGGGTCTGCGCCCATTCCTGCAATTCGCGCACGCTGACCACCTCACCGTCCAGCCGGGCTACGCCGCGCCCCTGGGTCGCCAGACGTCGGCTGGCGCTGCGCTGATCGCCACTGGTCTGATCGGCACTGCTGAGGCCCACCTCCTCATTCCAGAAGCCCGTAACCAGCAGATCATTCTCGCCGGTCCGGATCAGGTCTGTGTTCGCCCGTGAGCCCAGCAGCAGCCCCAGCGCGTCCACGATGATGCTCTTGCCTGCGCCCGTCTCGCCGGTAAAGACGCTCAGGCCGCCAGCAAAGTCCAGTTCCAGTTCACGAATGGTGGCGAGGTTACGGACCTCCAGCCGGGCCAGCGCGGGGCCAGCAAGGGCCGCCGGAGCCGATGTGGGCGGCCTGGACAGAGTGGCAGTTTTCTCAGCGCGCGGGGCGCGGGCCTTGCGGGTCATCCTGCGCAGTTTAGAACTTTAGTGGGCGGGGGTTTCGGAGTGTGAGGCCGGGCAGCTTTCCTACCCCTGAGGTCGCGCGCCGAAGTAGACCGGCAGATCAGGCGCGCCGGAGGCAAATTCTCACCAACCATGAATCTTCCGTTACATTTCCCCCACGTTGCCCCTCACCGTGCGCGGCACAATGGCAACATTGTCCGTGCCGCCCCGCGGCGACGGACGCAAAGGAGTTCACCATGTCCATGAAATACGAATCCACCGGCGGCGTCAGCAAACGCAGCCTGCTGCTGCTGGGCGGGCTGGCCGCGCTGGCCCTGAACAAGGACGTCCGCCGCTCCCTAGTGGGCGGCACTCGGCACGCCTGGATCGATGCCCAGGACACCCTGGAAAGCACGGTCAAGCCCGCGCTCGCCGACGCCGCAGCGCAGGCCCAGCAGACCGCTCAGCTCGTGTCGCACGAGGCGCAGAAGTCGGCGCAGCTCCTGGCCCTGGAAGCCGCCAAGCGTGGATCAACCGTCCTAGAAGCCTGGAAGGAGGAGGGCGCGCCCCAGGCGCAGGCTTGGCTGGAAACGGCCCGCGAGGCAGCGGTAGAGCTGGCCTCCACCGCCCAGGAAAAAGCGGCTGAGTTGGCTGAAACCGCACAGAAACACGGAGGCGTGTTGGCCGAGGTAGCACAGGAGCGTGGCAGCGAACTGGCGGAATCCGTCCAGAAGCGCGGCAGCCAGCTGGCCGCCGTCGCTCAGGAACGCGCGGCCGAACTCTCGGCAGAGGCTCAGGCACGGGCTGCAGCAGCGCAGAGGGAAGCGAAAAAGCGGGCCGCCAGTCTGGAAAAAGACGCCCAGCAGATGTCGGACAAGCGCAGCAAGCAAGCCCAGGACGCTCTGAAGTCTGCTCGTAAAAATGCCAGCAACACGCTCGATGACGTTCAGAACAGCGGGTTGGGCCTGTTGAGCACCGTTCAGGACAGTGGAGTGGGCCTGCTCAGCAACCTCCAGGGCTGGATGCAGGACACCCTGATCGATACTGGCGACACGCTAGAAAACCGCCGTTGTACCGCCGAGAAGGCCCTGAGCCGCGCCCGCCGTCAGGCCGAGAAGGACCTGCGCGCAGGCGGTAAGAACTGGAACACCAAAAAACTGGAGAAAGCCGTGACCAAGAAAGTTTCGCCGTTGCAAAAAGAGCTGGATAAGGAACTCAAGACGCTGGAGAAGCAGGCCAGACTGGCCCGTAAGAGTGACAACAGCGGCGGAGGCCTGGGTGTGGGCATCATGACCCTGCTGCTGTTGGGTGGCGGCGCGGTGGTGCTGGCCCGCGTGCCCGCCGCCCGCAAGGCCATTCTGGACGCCGTGGGCATGGTCAGTCCCGAAGCAGCCGAGAACCTTCACCGCTTTAGCCGCAATGCCCGCAACGTGATTGGCTCGGCGTGGCTGGAGCAGATTGAGGAACCGGCGGCGACGCCCGCCCCCGGCGCGGCGGCGTCCACCCGCGCAGGTACAACCGGCGGAACCTGGGGCGCCTCCACCGAGCCAGGCGCTCCGGCCACCGCCCGCACACAAGCCGAGG
This sequence is a window from Deinococcus humi. Protein-coding genes within it:
- a CDS encoding alginate biosynthesis protein AlgP, whose protein sequence is MSMKYESTGGVSKRSLLLLGGLAALALNKDVRRSLVGGTRHAWIDAQDTLESTVKPALADAAAQAQQTAQLVSHEAQKSAQLLALEAAKRGSTVLEAWKEEGAPQAQAWLETAREAAVELASTAQEKAAELAETAQKHGGVLAEVAQERGSELAESVQKRGSQLAAVAQERAAELSAEAQARAAAAQREAKKRAASLEKDAQQMSDKRSKQAQDALKSARKNASNTLDDVQNSGLGLLSTVQDSGVGLLSNLQGWMQDTLIDTGDTLENRRCTAEKALSRARRQAEKDLRAGGKNWNTKKLEKAVTKKVSPLQKELDKELKTLEKQARLARKSDNSGGGLGVGIMTLLLLGGGAVVLARVPAARKAILDAVGMVSPEAAENLHRFSRNARNVIGSAWLEQIEEPAATPAPGAAASTRAGTTGGTWGASTEPGAPATARTQAEEQAGKPANASETDVAKTAADKDTQPKTN
- the recN gene encoding DNA repair protein RecN; amino-acid sequence: MTRKARAPRAEKTATLSRPPTSAPAALAGPALARLEVRNLATIRELELDFAGGLSVFTGETGAGKSIIVDALGLLLGSRANTDLIRTGENDLLVTGFWNEEVGLSSADQTSGDQRSASRRLATQGRGVARLDGEVVSVRELQEWAQTRLTIHWQHSAVSLLGPANQRALLDRGLPDHSAAYTHAYREWQEARARLERLRTGERERARQLDLLTFQAREIAEVAPLPGEEEPLQAELNRLANLETIAQSAAGALTLISDGDENALGFLGEAVRALNASARYDEASAALQQELRAALDSLQAVSGELRAVAEDGAADPEELARVEGRLGALGKLRTKYGPTLEDVLEFQAGVEEELRVLTRDEQDAGTLDADVEALLEELRRVGAALDSARRERAAPLAAELVAVIRELGMPHARLEFQLSPLSEPALYGLSDVTIQFTANPGEDLAPLSDVASGGELSRVMLAISTVLGADTPAVVFDEVDAGIGGGAALAVAEQLYRLARSRQVMVVTHLAQIAARADHHFKVEKAVEAGRTVSRVRPLSPDERLEEIARMLGGNTSEAALGHARELMTGVPQR